Proteins encoded within one genomic window of Micromonospora halotolerans:
- a CDS encoding ATP-dependent helicase, with the protein MTTQPTLFGTTATPTPRTADAGPRYTPVELAKLLRLPAPTREQAAIIAAPVEPLLVVAGAGSGKTETMAARVVWLVANSYVRPEQILGLTFTRKAAGELAHRVRTRLDQLIRRLGRQGRDPHSDPLAGEPTVSTYHSYAGRIVTEHGLRAGYEPTTRLLTEASRWQLVDLLVRNYDGDMSEVDRMPSTITDAVLALAGELDEHLVDPDELAAWTGRFFAEVQSRPGRVYADVRKALQLQQTRLKLLPLVRAYGRRKDDFEAMDFADQLARAARVARDHPGVGVIERDRFRVVLLDEYQDTSHAQVVLLNALFGGGHPVTAVGDPCQSIYGWRGASAGTLDRFPTEFARTDGAPAEVLSLTTSWRNRPEILGVANALSVPLRAAGARVPELHAALSVRDPIPHRSPGGRAAGTVHCALLETYADEADWIADSVLAAWRGAAGMPDALPEHIPAHRRPTTAVLVRLRSQIPALEAALRARGLPVDVVGLGGLLDTPEVRDVVCTLRVLADPTDGAALLRLLTGARWRIGPRDLVALHRRARAIARARREVTGDDGPEITVDALDEATLVEALADLGPAQAYSAEGFARLRSYGMELALLRYRLDQSLPELIADIERTIGLDVEVAVRAGRDGAGDAGLARAHLDALGDVAARFSGETPGATLAGFLAYLAAAEDEERGLTPGEVEVVEGAVQILTAHAAKGLEWDVVSVAGLTRGVWPGPVRNSDHWLGGLGVLPFPLRGDADGLPELGLAGAEDQRGVVRAVEDFTDDWRAHDEREERRLAYVAVTRPRRLLLCSGYWWGEGTKKFRGPSVFLREVHDACLAGGDGHLVDAWAPEPAGDAVNPTTETVLRAEWPADPLGARRPALAEAAALVRRYLADPEAARREEALLAAGAGAAGNADEALPAAGAEPPAEDAEVARWRREADLLLAERAELARRAEAVEVELPGHLSVTQLVALRRDPEALARTLRRPMPTEPNPYARRGTAFHTWLEQRFGADRLLDVDELPGAADEDAAPDDALTELQERFLASEWADRVPVEVEVPFATVIAGVVVRGRMDAVFARPGGRYDVVDWKTGRQPTGREADAAAVQLAVYRLAWAELAGVPVERVGAAFHYVRDGVTVRPADLLDASGLTALVAAVPEFPTEGVPLRRSW; encoded by the coding sequence ATGACGACGCAGCCGACGCTGTTCGGCACCACCGCCACCCCGACGCCCCGGACCGCCGACGCCGGCCCCCGCTACACCCCGGTCGAGCTGGCCAAACTGCTCCGGCTGCCGGCACCCACCCGGGAACAGGCGGCAATCATCGCCGCGCCGGTGGAGCCGCTGCTGGTGGTCGCGGGCGCCGGCTCGGGCAAGACGGAGACGATGGCCGCCCGGGTGGTCTGGCTGGTCGCCAACTCCTACGTCCGCCCCGAACAGATCCTCGGCCTCACCTTCACCCGCAAGGCGGCCGGCGAGCTGGCGCACCGCGTACGCACCCGGCTCGACCAGCTCATCCGCCGGCTCGGCCGGCAGGGCCGGGACCCGCACTCCGACCCGCTGGCGGGCGAGCCGACCGTGTCCACCTACCACTCGTACGCCGGCCGGATCGTCACCGAGCACGGGCTGCGCGCCGGCTACGAGCCGACCACCCGGCTGCTCACCGAGGCGTCCCGCTGGCAGCTCGTCGACCTGCTGGTCCGCAACTACGACGGCGACATGTCCGAGGTGGACCGGATGCCGTCGACCATCACCGACGCCGTGCTCGCCCTGGCCGGGGAGCTGGACGAGCACCTGGTCGATCCGGACGAGCTGGCCGCCTGGACCGGCCGGTTCTTCGCCGAGGTGCAGTCCCGCCCGGGGCGGGTCTACGCCGACGTGCGCAAGGCCCTCCAGCTCCAGCAGACCCGGCTGAAGCTGCTGCCGCTGGTCCGCGCGTACGGCCGGCGCAAGGACGACTTCGAGGCGATGGACTTCGCCGACCAGTTGGCCCGGGCCGCGCGGGTGGCCCGCGACCACCCCGGGGTCGGGGTGATCGAGCGCGACCGGTTCCGGGTGGTGCTGCTCGACGAGTACCAGGACACCAGCCACGCCCAGGTGGTGCTGCTCAACGCCCTGTTCGGCGGGGGCCACCCGGTCACCGCGGTGGGCGACCCCTGCCAGTCCATCTACGGCTGGCGCGGGGCCAGCGCCGGCACGCTGGACCGGTTCCCCACCGAGTTCGCCCGCACCGACGGCGCCCCCGCCGAGGTGCTCAGCCTCACCACGAGCTGGCGCAACCGCCCGGAGATCCTCGGCGTCGCCAACGCGCTGTCGGTGCCGCTGCGGGCGGCCGGCGCCCGGGTGCCCGAGCTGCACGCCGCGCTCAGCGTCCGGGACCCGATCCCGCACCGCAGCCCCGGCGGGCGGGCCGCCGGCACGGTGCACTGCGCGCTGCTGGAGACGTACGCCGACGAGGCCGACTGGATCGCCGACAGCGTGCTGGCCGCCTGGCGCGGCGCGGCCGGGATGCCGGACGCGCTGCCCGAGCACATCCCGGCGCACCGGCGCCCCACCACCGCCGTGCTGGTCCGGCTGCGCAGCCAGATCCCGGCTCTCGAAGCGGCGCTGCGTGCCCGCGGGCTGCCCGTCGACGTGGTCGGCCTGGGTGGGCTGCTGGACACCCCCGAGGTCCGGGACGTGGTCTGCACGCTGCGGGTGCTCGCCGACCCGACCGACGGGGCGGCGCTGCTGCGGCTGCTCACCGGCGCGCGCTGGCGGATCGGGCCGCGCGACCTGGTCGCTCTGCACCGGCGTGCCCGGGCCATCGCGCGGGCCCGCCGGGAGGTGACCGGCGACGACGGGCCGGAGATCACCGTGGACGCGCTGGACGAGGCCACCCTGGTCGAGGCGCTGGCCGACCTGGGGCCGGCGCAGGCGTACTCGGCGGAGGGCTTCGCGCGGCTGCGGTCGTACGGGATGGAGCTGGCGCTGCTGCGCTACCGGCTGGACCAGTCCCTGCCGGAGCTGATCGCGGACATCGAGCGGACCATCGGCCTGGACGTGGAGGTGGCGGTCCGGGCCGGCCGGGACGGCGCCGGCGACGCCGGCCTGGCCCGCGCCCACCTGGACGCGCTCGGCGACGTCGCGGCCCGGTTCAGCGGTGAGACGCCCGGCGCCACGCTGGCCGGTTTCCTCGCCTACCTGGCCGCCGCCGAGGACGAGGAGCGCGGCCTCACCCCGGGCGAGGTCGAGGTGGTGGAGGGCGCGGTGCAGATACTCACCGCGCACGCCGCCAAGGGTCTGGAATGGGACGTGGTGTCGGTGGCCGGGCTCACCCGGGGCGTCTGGCCCGGGCCGGTGCGCAACTCCGACCACTGGCTGGGCGGGCTCGGCGTGCTGCCGTTCCCGCTGCGCGGCGACGCGGACGGGCTCCCCGAGCTGGGCCTTGCCGGGGCGGAGGACCAGCGCGGCGTGGTCCGGGCGGTGGAGGACTTCACCGACGACTGGCGGGCGCACGACGAGCGGGAGGAGCGCCGGCTGGCGTACGTGGCGGTGACCCGCCCCCGCCGGCTGCTGCTCTGCTCCGGCTACTGGTGGGGGGAGGGGACGAAGAAGTTCCGCGGCCCCTCCGTCTTCCTCCGCGAGGTGCACGACGCATGCCTGGCCGGCGGGGACGGCCACCTGGTCGACGCCTGGGCGCCCGAGCCCGCCGGGGACGCGGTCAACCCGACCACGGAGACGGTCCTGCGGGCGGAGTGGCCGGCCGACCCGCTCGGCGCCCGCCGTCCGGCGCTGGCCGAGGCGGCCGCCCTGGTCCGCCGCTACCTGGCCGACCCCGAGGCGGCCCGCCGCGAGGAGGCCCTGCTGGCCGCGGGCGCCGGTGCCGCCGGGAACGCCGACGAGGCGCTACCGGCCGCCGGTGCCGAGCCGCCCGCCGAGGACGCCGAGGTGGCCCGCTGGCGGCGGGAGGCCGACCTGCTCCTCGCCGAACGGGCCGAGCTGGCCCGGCGGGCCGAGGCGGTCGAGGTGGAGTTGCCCGGGCACCTGTCGGTGACGCAGCTGGTGGCGCTGCGCCGCGACCCGGAGGCCCTGGCCCGGACGCTGCGCCGGCCGATGCCCACCGAGCCCAACCCGTACGCCCGGCGGGGCACCGCCTTCCACACCTGGCTGGAGCAGCGCTTCGGCGCCGACCGGCTGCTCGACGTGGACGAGCTGCCCGGCGCGGCCGACGAGGACGCCGCCCCGGACGACGCGCTCACCGAGCTCCAGGAGCGCTTCCTGGCCAGCGAGTGGGCCGACCGGGTGCCGGTGGAGGTGGAAGTGCCCTTCGCCACGGTGATCGCCGGCGTGGTGGTCCGGGGCCGGATGGACGCCGTCTTCGCGCGCCCCGGCGGCCGCTACGACGTGGTCGACTGGAAGACCGGCCGGCAGCCCACCGGGCGGGAGGCCGACGCCGCGGCCGTGCAGCTCGCCGTCTACCGGCTGGCCTGGGCCGAGCTGGCCGGGGTGCCGGTCGAGCGGGTCGGGGCCGCCTTCCACTACGTCCGGGACGGCGTGACCGTTCGCCCGGCCGACCTGCTGGACGCCTCCGGGCTGACCGCGCTCGTCGCCGCCGTGCCGGAATTTCCGACAGAGGGTGTGCCGTTGCGGAGATCGTGGTAG
- a CDS encoding LOG family protein, with the protein MSQSNGRPSGRGPSGVRHRGAVTLRNQAIPTSTADQRLLDSRGRGDWKTKDAWRALRILSEFVEGFDTLADLPPAVSVFGSARSKPDSPECRLAEELGGALARAGFAVITGGGPGVMEAANRGAGQAGGLSVGLGIELPFEQGLNDWVDLAIDFRYFFARKTMFVKYAQAFVVLPGGFGTMDELFEALTLVQTGKVTRFPVVLMGVDYWRGLLDWLRDTMAAEGKIGPNDLDLICLTDDVNEAVRHIVEAEAVLSAEQEAVREEAVARLGADQQAAAEAAPDGPAEQG; encoded by the coding sequence ATGAGCCAGAGCAACGGGCGGCCATCCGGCCGCGGGCCGAGCGGAGTGCGACACCGGGGCGCCGTGACCCTGCGCAACCAGGCCATCCCGACCAGCACCGCCGACCAGCGGCTGCTCGACTCCCGGGGCCGGGGCGACTGGAAGACCAAGGACGCCTGGCGGGCGCTGCGCATCCTGTCCGAGTTCGTCGAGGGCTTCGACACCCTCGCCGACCTGCCGCCGGCGGTCAGCGTCTTCGGCTCGGCCCGGAGCAAGCCGGATAGCCCCGAGTGCCGGCTGGCCGAGGAGCTGGGCGGCGCGCTGGCCCGGGCGGGCTTCGCGGTGATCACCGGCGGCGGGCCGGGCGTGATGGAGGCGGCGAACCGGGGCGCCGGTCAGGCGGGCGGGCTCTCCGTGGGGCTGGGCATCGAGCTGCCGTTCGAGCAGGGCCTCAACGACTGGGTCGACCTGGCCATCGACTTCCGCTACTTCTTCGCCCGCAAGACCATGTTCGTCAAGTACGCCCAGGCCTTCGTGGTGCTGCCCGGCGGCTTCGGCACCATGGACGAGCTCTTCGAGGCGCTCACCCTGGTGCAGACCGGCAAGGTGACCCGCTTTCCCGTGGTGCTGATGGGCGTCGACTACTGGCGGGGCCTGCTCGACTGGCTGCGGGACACCATGGCCGCCGAGGGCAAGATCGGCCCGAACGACCTGGACCTGATCTGCCTCACCGACGACGTCAACGAGGCGGTCCGGCACATCGTGGAGGCCGAGGCGGTGCTCTCGGCCGAGCAGGAAGCCGTCCGCGAGGAGGCCGTCGCCCGCCTCGGCGCCGACCAGCAGGCCGCCGCCGAGGCCGCCCCCGACGGGCCGGCGGAGCAGGGCTGA
- a CDS encoding ATP-dependent helicase: protein MQAYRLVRRAGGVGAGVSQVAGAGQGGGRSEGPAGTEPRSGGSAGDAAHPPSRRPDPVQAEVVAHTDGPMLVVGGPGTGKTATLVEAVAARVAEGVDPEHVLVLTFGRRGATELRHRIEARIAGDGHRVVREPLVRTFPAYAFGLLRRAAAERGEPSPRLLTGPEQDLIIRELLDIVGEEPDDDPVGWPEDLRPALRTRAFAQQLRDLLMRAAERGVGPVELARLGEKLGRADWPAAARFLREYVAVLALRDVSNRGSIAYDPAELVRAATGMLLDDPELLAAERRRLAHVYVDELADTDPAQLDLLAVVAGGGKPLVAFADPDSSTYAFRGADPAGVTTFPHRFRTASGAPAAQVTLTTSYRAGPELLAATARLARRLRGPAAHRRLRPLTDAPPGALEVRTFRSATSESAWLAHALREAHLLDGVPWSRMAVLVRSTGRQLPSLRRALHTAGVPTVVHGEDLPLHLQPGVAPLLLLLRCALDPDRLDEESAVALLHSPLGGADPLAERRLRQGLRALALAAGDRRPSGELIVEALRDPAELAAVERRWAAPAQTVAHLLDTARRAAAAPGATAEDVLWAVWRESGLAERWAGAITRGRAATGEHETAQRWRAEAADRDLDAVMVLFDAAARFTDRLPGARAEVFLDHVLGQELPADTLAASADRGEAVRLLTAHAAKGLEWDLVAVAGVQEGVWPDLRLRGSLLGSERLVDVLAGRADGAGLRASLVGQTSALLDEERRLFHVAISRARRRLLVTAVASAAVGGDDHEEQPSRFLHELAATDPPAVGGGGTAPPGPDPSGPDGGGPAGGTTGDAGPGRGRRDGRPGDGARAAVDRTAGGAAGRRPGDGAALTVPPVSDGPVPAGDEDPQDGVPGALPVTLPPRGLTLSALVAELRTAITDPAAPVTRRRAAAAELARLAAAGVPGAHPDDWWGLRGLSDDRPLVDEGEPVRVTPSAMESALRCSLRWLLERHGGSAPASAAQGVGNLVHAAAMLAEDASVDRTALLEYVAARFDAIELAARWMVGPERSRAEAMVDKLLRWLAGNPRRLLAIEHEFAVRLDDPRRPVELTGRVDRLEVDAEGRLVVIDLKTGKSTAVTEREVAEHPQLGAYQAAVEAGAFAEFGEESGGAALVQLGTGAKDAREQAQAAAGEGPEAGWATALVRRTADTMAAATFAAVANSKCRVCPVRTSCPVSGQGRQVVEPPTEHA from the coding sequence ATGCAGGCGTATCGGCTGGTGCGCCGGGCCGGTGGGGTGGGGGCGGGGGTCTCCCAGGTCGCCGGGGCGGGGCAGGGGGGTGGTCGGTCCGAGGGGCCGGCCGGGACGGAGCCGCGATCCGGGGGGTCCGCGGGCGATGCCGCGCACCCGCCGTCGCGCCGGCCGGATCCGGTGCAGGCCGAGGTCGTCGCCCACACCGACGGGCCGATGCTGGTCGTCGGCGGCCCGGGCACCGGCAAGACCGCCACCCTGGTCGAGGCGGTCGCCGCGCGGGTGGCCGAGGGCGTCGACCCCGAACACGTCCTGGTGCTCACCTTCGGCCGGCGGGGCGCCACCGAGCTGCGCCACCGGATCGAGGCACGGATCGCCGGCGACGGCCACCGCGTGGTCCGCGAGCCGCTGGTTCGCACCTTCCCGGCGTACGCCTTCGGGCTGCTCCGCCGGGCCGCCGCCGAGCGCGGCGAACCCTCGCCCCGGCTGCTCACCGGCCCCGAGCAGGATCTGATCATCCGCGAGCTGCTCGACATCGTGGGCGAGGAGCCGGACGACGACCCGGTCGGCTGGCCGGAGGACCTGCGCCCCGCGCTGCGCACCCGGGCCTTCGCCCAGCAGCTCCGCGACCTGCTGATGCGCGCCGCCGAGCGGGGCGTCGGCCCGGTCGAGCTGGCCCGGCTGGGCGAGAAGCTGGGCCGCGCCGACTGGCCGGCCGCCGCCCGCTTCCTCCGCGAGTACGTGGCCGTCCTCGCCCTGCGCGACGTGAGCAACCGGGGCTCGATCGCCTACGATCCGGCCGAGCTGGTCCGGGCCGCCACCGGCATGCTGCTGGACGACCCCGAGCTGCTGGCCGCCGAGCGCCGCCGGCTCGCCCACGTCTACGTCGACGAGCTGGCCGACACCGACCCCGCGCAGCTCGACCTGCTCGCCGTCGTGGCCGGCGGCGGCAAGCCCCTGGTCGCGTTCGCCGACCCGGACTCCTCCACATACGCCTTCCGCGGCGCCGACCCGGCCGGCGTGACCACCTTCCCGCACCGGTTCCGCACGGCCTCCGGCGCGCCGGCCGCCCAGGTCACGCTCACGACCTCCTACCGGGCCGGGCCGGAGCTGCTGGCGGCTACCGCCCGGCTGGCCCGCCGGCTGCGCGGCCCGGCGGCGCACCGGCGGCTGCGCCCGCTCACCGACGCCCCGCCCGGTGCGCTGGAGGTCCGCACCTTCCGCTCGGCCACCAGCGAGTCCGCCTGGCTGGCGCACGCGCTGCGCGAGGCGCACCTGCTCGACGGGGTGCCCTGGTCCCGGATGGCGGTGCTGGTCCGCTCCACCGGCCGGCAGCTGCCCTCGCTGCGGCGCGCCCTGCACACCGCCGGAGTGCCGACCGTGGTGCACGGCGAGGACCTGCCGCTGCACCTCCAGCCCGGCGTGGCCCCGCTGCTGCTCCTGCTCCGCTGCGCGCTCGACCCCGACCGGCTCGACGAGGAGTCGGCGGTCGCCCTGCTGCACTCGCCGCTGGGCGGCGCGGACCCGCTCGCCGAGCGGCGGCTGCGCCAGGGGCTGCGCGCGCTCGCGCTGGCCGCCGGCGACCGCCGCCCGTCCGGCGAGCTGATCGTCGAGGCCCTGCGCGACCCGGCCGAACTGGCCGCCGTCGAGCGGCGCTGGGCGGCGCCGGCGCAGACCGTGGCACACCTGCTGGACACCGCCCGGCGGGCCGCCGCCGCGCCCGGCGCGACCGCCGAGGACGTGCTCTGGGCGGTGTGGCGGGAGAGCGGCCTCGCCGAGCGCTGGGCCGGGGCGATCACCCGGGGCCGGGCCGCCACCGGCGAGCACGAGACCGCGCAGCGCTGGCGGGCCGAGGCCGCCGACCGCGACCTCGACGCGGTCATGGTGCTCTTCGACGCGGCGGCCCGGTTCACCGACCGGCTGCCCGGCGCGCGCGCCGAGGTCTTCCTCGACCACGTGCTCGGGCAGGAGCTGCCGGCCGACACCCTCGCCGCCAGCGCCGACCGGGGCGAGGCCGTCCGCCTGCTCACCGCGCACGCCGCCAAGGGCCTGGAGTGGGACCTGGTCGCGGTCGCCGGCGTGCAGGAGGGCGTCTGGCCCGACCTGCGGCTGCGCGGCAGCCTGCTCGGCTCGGAGCGGCTGGTCGACGTGCTCGCCGGCCGGGCCGACGGCGCCGGGCTGCGGGCCAGCCTGGTCGGGCAGACCTCGGCGCTGCTGGACGAGGAGCGCCGGCTGTTCCACGTGGCGATCAGCCGGGCGCGGCGGCGACTGCTGGTCACCGCGGTCGCCTCGGCGGCGGTCGGCGGCGACGACCACGAGGAGCAGCCCAGCCGGTTCCTGCACGAGCTGGCCGCCACCGACCCGCCCGCCGTCGGCGGGGGCGGCACGGCCCCACCCGGGCCGGACCCCAGCGGCCCCGACGGCGGCGGCCCGGCCGGTGGCACGACCGGGGACGCCGGCCCGGGGCGGGGTCGCCGGGACGGGCGTCCCGGCGACGGCGCCCGGGCGGCCGTCGACCGCACGGCGGGCGGCGCGGCCGGGCGGCGGCCCGGCGACGGTGCCGCGCTGACCGTCCCGCCCGTGTCGGACGGTCCGGTGCCGGCCGGAGACGAGGACCCGCAGGACGGGGTGCCCGGCGCGCTGCCGGTCACCCTGCCGCCGCGCGGGCTCACCCTGTCCGCGCTGGTGGCGGAGCTGCGTACCGCGATCACCGACCCGGCGGCGCCGGTCACCCGGCGGCGCGCGGCGGCCGCCGAGCTGGCCCGGCTGGCCGCCGCCGGGGTGCCCGGCGCGCACCCGGACGACTGGTGGGGGCTGCGTGGCCTCTCCGACGACCGGCCGCTGGTCGACGAGGGCGAGCCGGTGCGGGTCACCCCGTCGGCCATGGAGAGCGCGCTGCGGTGCAGCCTGCGCTGGCTGCTGGAACGGCACGGCGGCAGCGCCCCGGCCAGCGCCGCGCAGGGGGTCGGCAACCTGGTGCACGCCGCCGCCATGCTGGCCGAGGACGCCAGCGTCGACCGGACGGCCCTGCTGGAGTACGTGGCCGCCCGGTTCGACGCCATCGAGCTGGCCGCCCGCTGGATGGTCGGCCCGGAACGGTCCCGCGCCGAGGCCATGGTGGACAAGCTGCTGCGCTGGCTGGCCGGCAACCCGCGGCGGCTGCTCGCCATCGAGCACGAGTTCGCGGTCCGCCTCGACGACCCGCGCCGGCCCGTCGAGCTGACCGGCCGGGTCGACCGGCTGGAGGTCGACGCCGAGGGGCGGCTCGTGGTGATCGACCTGAAGACCGGCAAGTCCACCGCGGTCACCGAGCGGGAGGTGGCCGAGCACCCGCAGCTCGGCGCCTACCAGGCGGCCGTGGAGGCGGGGGCGTTCGCCGAGTTCGGCGAGGAGTCCGGGGGCGCCGCGCTCGTGCAGCTCGGCACCGGCGCGAAGGACGCCAGGGAGCAGGCCCAGGCGGCCGCCGGGGAGGGCCCCGAGGCCGGCTGGGCCACCGCGCTGGTCCGGCGTACCGCCGACACGATGGCCGCCGCCACCTTCGCCGCCGTCGCCAACTCGAAGTGCCGGGTCTGCCCGGTGCGCACGAGCTGCCCGGTCTCCGGGCAGGGCCGCCAGGTCGTCGAGCCGCCCACGGAGCACGCATGA
- the dapE gene encoding succinyl-diaminopimelate desuccinylase, producing MQNPLTPEVLADPVALTRALVDIESVSLNEKAIADCVEEVLRGVPHLTTYRHSNTVMARTDLGRARRVVLAGHLDTVPLNDNFPSTMRGDLMYGCGTSDMKSGVAFALHLAVTLPDPRYDVTYFFYEAEEIESRYNGLTLVSQAHPEWLAADFALLLEPTYGIVEAGCQGTMRAIVTTHGERAHAARSWHGVNAIHGANEVLRRLTTYEARRVTIEGCDFREGLNAVRITGGVAGNVIPDRCEIEINYRYAPDRDPAAAEAHLREVFAGFDLTVTDAAAGAAPGLDNPPAQEFLAAVGAAPIGKFGWTDVARFAAMGIPALNFGPGDPNLAHHKDEHVELTKIRDGAATLHRWLAPS from the coding sequence ATGCAGAACCCGTTGACCCCCGAGGTCTTGGCCGATCCGGTGGCGCTGACCCGCGCGCTGGTCGACATCGAGTCCGTGTCGCTCAACGAGAAGGCCATCGCCGACTGCGTCGAGGAGGTGCTGCGGGGCGTGCCGCACCTCACCACCTACCGGCACTCCAACACCGTGATGGCGCGCACCGACCTGGGCCGGGCACGGCGGGTGGTGCTCGCCGGCCACCTGGACACTGTGCCGCTCAACGACAACTTCCCGTCGACCATGCGCGGCGACCTGATGTACGGCTGCGGCACCTCCGACATGAAGTCGGGCGTGGCCTTCGCGCTGCACCTGGCCGTGACCCTGCCCGACCCGCGCTACGACGTGACCTACTTCTTCTACGAGGCCGAGGAGATCGAGTCGAGGTACAACGGCCTCACCCTCGTCTCCCAGGCGCACCCGGAGTGGCTGGCGGCCGACTTCGCGCTGCTGCTGGAGCCGACGTACGGGATCGTCGAGGCGGGTTGCCAGGGCACCATGCGGGCGATCGTCACCACGCACGGCGAGCGGGCCCACGCGGCCCGGTCCTGGCACGGGGTGAACGCCATCCACGGCGCCAATGAGGTGCTGCGCCGGCTGACCACGTACGAGGCGCGCCGGGTCACCATCGAGGGCTGCGACTTCCGCGAGGGCCTGAACGCGGTGCGGATCACCGGCGGGGTGGCGGGCAACGTCATCCCCGACCGCTGCGAGATCGAGATCAACTACCGGTACGCCCCGGACCGTGACCCGGCGGCGGCCGAGGCGCACCTGCGCGAGGTCTTCGCCGGCTTCGACCTGACGGTCACCGACGCGGCGGCCGGCGCGGCCCCGGGCCTGGACAACCCGCCGGCGCAGGAGTTCCTGGCCGCGGTCGGCGCGGCCCCGATCGGAAAGTTCGGCTGGACGGACGTGGCCCGGTTCGCGGCCATGGGCATCCCGGCGCTGAACTTCGGACCCGGCGACCCCAACCTGGCCCACCACAAGGACGAGCACGTCGAGCTGACGAAGATCCGCGACGGCGCGGCCACCCTGCACCGCTGGCTCGCCCCGTCCTGA
- a CDS encoding LOG family protein, which translates to MANVCVFCASSRTLDARWLDLATKTGAELARRGHTLVSGGGCVGMMGAVADGARAAGGRTLGVIPQALVDLEVADLASDELLVTDGMASRKTLMIDKSDAFVALPGGLGTLDELFEVWTTATLAMHAKPMVLVDADGFYRPLLDWLQTLARQHFIKPAGLDLLLVADTIPQALDLLDARLT; encoded by the coding sequence GTGGCCAACGTCTGCGTGTTCTGCGCGTCCTCGCGTACCCTCGACGCCCGCTGGCTGGACCTCGCCACGAAGACCGGCGCGGAGCTGGCCCGGCGCGGGCACACGCTGGTCAGCGGCGGCGGGTGCGTGGGGATGATGGGCGCGGTGGCCGACGGGGCGCGGGCGGCCGGCGGCCGGACCCTGGGCGTCATCCCGCAGGCCCTGGTCGACCTGGAGGTCGCCGACCTGGCGTCCGACGAGCTGCTGGTCACCGACGGGATGGCCAGCCGCAAGACCCTGATGATCGACAAGTCGGACGCGTTCGTGGCCCTGCCCGGCGGGCTCGGCACCCTGGACGAGCTGTTCGAGGTCTGGACCACCGCCACCCTGGCCATGCACGCCAAGCCCATGGTGCTGGTCGACGCCGACGGCTTCTACCGCCCGCTGCTCGACTGGCTGCAAACCCTGGCCAGGCAGCACTTCATCAAACCCGCCGGCCTGGACCTCCTGCTGGTGGCCGACACGATCCCCCAGGCCCTGGACCTCCTGGACGCCCGCCTGACCTGA
- the cspE gene encoding transcription antiterminator/RNA stability regulator CspE, which yields MAIGTVKWFNADKGFGFITPDDGGADVFAHFSAIQTSGYRSLDENQRVEFEVTQGQKGPQAENIRPL from the coding sequence ATGGCAATTGGCACCGTCAAGTGGTTCAACGCTGACAAGGGCTTCGGCTTCATCACCCCCGACGACGGCGGCGCCGACGTCTTCGCCCACTTCTCGGCGATCCAGACCTCCGGCTACCGGAGCCTGGACGAGAACCAGCGGGTCGAGTTCGAGGTGACCCAGGGCCAGAAGGGCCCGCAGGCGGAGAACATCCGTCCGCTCTGA